A window of Candidatus Binatia bacterium contains these coding sequences:
- a CDS encoding ATP-binding domain-containing protein, with product MNNPIIKEELELLATVREGLDAREARATTSPYDREKKVLEELDRIRALLSSGEEDKDRAALLEQWHHQSSLLDQMKAAREVEALNPDVPYFGHLRLREEDQEWDLCIGRTSCVEHGLRIVAWRDAPIARLFYSYRQGEDYDEEIAGRERIGEIVTRRMVGIQEGALRRIQAPEGDFFSDPAAPEQWQERDQAAPRLAGGEAAAIRAHGSNTAGAQLGTASPGAAGRSDRFLPEITGLIDPEQYELITRPSSGFLVIRGTAGSGKTTVALHRVAFLAYDEPRIDGPETLIVMFSEALRSYVRHVLPSLGLHEVRPTTYRFWERGVRRRHFPQFPDKEREDTPGVVIRAKLHPIMGAALERHIERTEAAPTVEQAIDDWATVLTNLELLTEIRDEFGNDAFSDSELERVVRWNRDHISALQDYLSGESKDAEIDAEDDTLLLRCWQLRVGPLRAKGRRPLRLRHIAVDEVQDFSPLEVQVLLGCLDRRGSITLAGDTQQHIVENSGFVSWTDFLQHLGVKGQEVETLKINYRSSAQVTKFAFDVLGDLREDDEVPPSSRQGPPVELFRFDDTGACVFFLAEALDALRSSEPMATVALITPSPEISAAYHAGLERAEVSKIRLIRDFNFTFSPGIEITELEPCKGLEFDYVILLDVNATHYPDTPRARRALHVASTRAIHQLWVVSTATPSPLIAAFETS from the coding sequence TTGAACAACCCCATCATCAAAGAAGAGCTGGAGCTTTTGGCAACCGTCCGCGAGGGGCTCGATGCACGCGAAGCCCGCGCCACGACCAGTCCATACGACCGCGAAAAGAAAGTTCTCGAAGAACTTGATCGTATTCGTGCCCTTCTGAGTTCCGGCGAGGAGGACAAGGATCGAGCCGCCCTGCTGGAGCAGTGGCATCACCAGTCTTCGCTCCTGGACCAGATGAAAGCAGCGCGCGAAGTCGAAGCTCTGAACCCGGACGTACCATATTTCGGTCATCTCCGTCTCCGTGAGGAGGACCAGGAGTGGGACCTCTGCATTGGTCGAACCAGCTGTGTGGAACATGGGCTGCGCATTGTTGCGTGGCGAGACGCACCGATTGCGCGTCTTTTCTACAGCTATCGGCAGGGCGAGGATTACGACGAAGAGATCGCCGGCCGGGAGCGGATCGGCGAGATCGTCACCCGCCGGATGGTCGGCATTCAGGAGGGTGCCTTGCGAAGGATTCAGGCCCCGGAAGGTGATTTCTTCAGCGACCCCGCGGCGCCCGAGCAATGGCAGGAGCGCGATCAGGCAGCACCTCGACTGGCAGGCGGGGAAGCCGCCGCGATTCGCGCCCACGGCAGCAACACTGCCGGGGCGCAACTCGGAACGGCTTCACCCGGTGCGGCCGGGCGCAGCGACCGTTTTCTCCCCGAGATCACCGGGCTGATTGATCCCGAGCAATATGAACTGATCACCCGACCATCGAGCGGCTTCCTTGTCATTCGCGGGACGGCCGGCTCGGGAAAGACGACGGTTGCGCTGCATCGTGTCGCTTTTCTCGCCTACGACGAGCCGCGAATCGACGGGCCCGAAACCCTGATCGTGATGTTCTCCGAGGCGCTACGAAGCTACGTGCGGCACGTACTCCCGTCGCTCGGGTTGCACGAGGTGCGGCCCACCACCTATCGCTTCTGGGAGCGAGGCGTGCGCAGGCGCCATTTTCCGCAATTCCCGGATAAAGAACGCGAAGATACCCCCGGCGTGGTCATCCGCGCGAAGCTGCACCCGATCATGGGGGCAGCGCTCGAGAGACATATCGAGCGAACGGAGGCGGCACCAACGGTCGAGCAGGCCATCGACGACTGGGCGACCGTTCTGACCAACCTGGAACTGCTCACCGAAATCCGTGATGAATTCGGCAACGACGCCTTTTCCGACAGCGAACTCGAACGAGTTGTCCGATGGAACCGCGACCATATCAGCGCGCTGCAGGACTACCTTTCCGGCGAATCCAAGGACGCCGAGATCGATGCCGAGGACGACACCTTGTTGCTTCGCTGCTGGCAGTTGCGCGTCGGTCCGTTGCGCGCCAAGGGCCGTCGCCCTCTCCGCCTGCGCCACATCGCGGTCGACGAGGTGCAGGACTTCTCGCCGCTCGAGGTGCAGGTTCTTTTGGGGTGTCTCGACCGACGTGGGAGCATCACGCTGGCTGGCGACACCCAGCAACATATCGTCGAGAACAGCGGATTCGTTTCCTGGACCGACTTCCTGCAGCATTTGGGTGTCAAAGGTCAGGAAGTCGAGACCCTGAAAATCAATTACCGCTCCTCCGCTCAGGTCACAAAATTCGCCTTCGACGTACTCGGCGACCTTCGGGAAGACGATGAGGTCCCGCCCAGCAGTCGTCAGGGACCACCGGTCGAGCTTTTCCGATTCGACGATACCGGCGCCTGTGTCTTTTTTCTTGCAGAGGCGCTCGATGCCCTGCGCAGCAGCGAGCCGATGGCGACTGTCGCGCTCATCACCCCATCCCCGGAAATCAGCGCGGCCTATCATGCCGGCCTCGAGCGAGCGGAAGTATCGAAAATTCGTCTGATTCGCGACTTCAACTTCACCTTCTCACCCGGAATCGAGATCACCGAGCTGGAACCCTGCAAAGGTCTCGAATTTGATTACGTCATTTTACTCGACGTCAATGCGACCCATTATCCGGACACACCACGCGCCCGGCGTGCCCTGCATGTAGCCTCGACCCGTGCGATTCATCAGCTTTGGGTGGTCAGCACCGCAACTCCCTCGCCACTGATTGCCGCATTTGAAACCTCCTGA
- a CDS encoding carboxylesterase family protein yields MFGTYSVAARVLMIVIALSGCTRHTEAPYPTDPATKRITKQGEVIGYRASNGALGWLGIPYAAAPIGEQRWRAPEPMPAWAGERTATRTGSACLQKGSWMGGAPEKSIGKVFGSEDCLFLNIWTPQIVPAEGLPVMVWIHGGGNTSGHGGSYDFSEMAERFDLVMLSFNYRLGSLGWFHQEALWDQGDDATDRSGNFGLLDQVALLEWVQDNIRNFGGNPDRVTIFGESAGGLNTFALLVSPMSRGLFHGAIAQSGYTTSFSPREASIVYPTRTGDNAGTSNDMLVYWLQGEGLADSRSAAIDKAKTMNHKEIAAFLRSRSPDELILDYDQNRTRLPIMIEDGTVLPRAGIAGALAGGDFHQVPMIAGTNRDENNLWLALSPELVDDHFGVFYRAKDEDRYRFFSKYRALGWKSRGADDPNRWVTAGGGTSFAYRWDWDEEPDNILGNFALLVGAAHGLETTFLTGVFPEDDLAGLLFNEENRPGRLILSRDMQSYWAEFAYTGRPGRGRDQKLPQWPAWNSAKGAAKFMILDTPAGGGLRMSTEEVSRDQVLAEAATHIDARGLEDVCWLVYLNLKDEPHYHPEQYARWQDGRCREFPPAHFDAKAS; encoded by the coding sequence ATGTTTGGCACCTACAGCGTCGCAGCAAGGGTCCTGATGATCGTCATTGCCTTGAGCGGATGCACCCGGCACACCGAGGCGCCCTACCCGACGGATCCTGCGACGAAACGAATCACAAAACAGGGCGAGGTTATAGGCTACCGCGCCAGCAACGGTGCGCTTGGCTGGTTGGGGATTCCCTACGCGGCCGCGCCCATCGGCGAGCAGCGTTGGAGAGCCCCCGAACCCATGCCCGCATGGGCTGGGGAGCGCACCGCAACCCGGACGGGAAGCGCTTGCTTGCAGAAGGGTTCGTGGATGGGCGGCGCCCCCGAGAAATCCATCGGCAAGGTCTTCGGCTCGGAGGATTGTCTCTTTTTGAATATCTGGACGCCGCAGATCGTTCCTGCCGAAGGCCTGCCCGTGATGGTGTGGATCCATGGCGGGGGCAACACTTCGGGGCATGGCGGATCTTACGACTTCAGCGAGATGGCGGAACGCTTTGACTTGGTGATGCTGAGCTTCAACTATCGGCTGGGCAGCCTCGGCTGGTTCCATCAGGAAGCTCTCTGGGATCAAGGCGATGACGCTACCGACCGCTCCGGCAACTTCGGACTTCTGGACCAGGTGGCCCTGCTGGAATGGGTGCAGGATAATATCCGTAATTTTGGTGGCAACCCGGATCGGGTGACCATCTTTGGCGAGTCTGCCGGCGGTTTGAATACTTTTGCGCTGCTGGTTTCGCCTATGTCCAGAGGGCTATTCCACGGAGCAATTGCGCAAAGTGGTTACACCACCAGCTTCAGCCCACGCGAAGCCAGTATCGTTTATCCGACAAGGACCGGCGATAACGCGGGGACCAGCAACGATATGCTTGTCTACTGGCTTCAGGGCGAAGGACTCGCCGATAGTCGCAGCGCCGCCATCGACAAGGCTAAGACTATGAATCACAAGGAGATCGCCGCCTTCCTGCGCTCGCGAAGCCCCGACGAATTGATTCTCGACTACGATCAGAACCGGACCCGCCTGCCAATCATGATCGAGGATGGAACCGTTCTGCCTCGAGCAGGCATCGCAGGCGCGTTGGCCGGAGGGGATTTCCATCAAGTCCCGATGATCGCCGGGACCAATCGCGACGAGAACAATCTCTGGCTCGCCCTGAGCCCGGAGCTGGTCGACGATCATTTCGGAGTCTTCTATCGCGCCAAGGACGAAGACCGGTACCGCTTTTTCTCAAAATATCGGGCGCTCGGCTGGAAGAGCCGCGGTGCCGATGATCCCAACCGCTGGGTCACCGCAGGCGGAGGAACCTCCTTTGCCTACCGTTGGGATTGGGATGAGGAGCCGGATAATATTCTCGGCAACTTCGCCCTGCTCGTCGGGGCAGCTCACGGTCTCGAGACAACCTTTCTCACCGGAGTCTTCCCGGAAGATGACCTCGCGGGATTGCTCTTTAACGAAGAGAACCGACCGGGCCGTCTGATCCTCTCCCGCGATATGCAATCCTATTGGGCCGAGTTTGCCTACACCGGCCGACCAGGCCGGGGGCGCGATCAGAAACTGCCGCAATGGCCTGCCTGGAACTCCGCGAAGGGTGCCGCAAAGTTCATGATTCTCGATACACCCGCCGGCGGTGGTCTGCGCATGTCCACAGAGGAGGTGTCTCGGGATCAGGTTCTCGCGGAGGCCGCCACACACATCGACGCCCGTGGTCTTGAGGATGTATGCTGGTTGGTCTACCTCAATCTGAAGGACGAACCGCATTACCATCCCGAGCAATACGCGCGTTGGCAGGACGGCCGCTGTCGGGAGTTCCCGCCAGCCCACTTCGATGCCAAAGCCAGTTGA
- a CDS encoding AMP-binding protein, with amino-acid sequence MFDAQRLARFQFAGQDIPWLLRHWAEQKPDHPVLIWEPKDGLDRQWSYKRFDDETSQIAAGLKAKGVGVGDKVLIHADNCPEMVLAWYACAKVGAVGVTTNTRSVGAEIEYFASHTQCVGAITQPQYAALVQKHAPELGWIVVTEDNSGIAPTEAEATHGLPLFDSLFGNAADAPTREPEPMLPVGIMFTSGTTSRPKAVVHTHANALWAGRQGSLNIEMTTDDTYLIYLPFFHVNAQSWSMWSTLGVGGTIVLQPKFSASRFWEVIAKHSVTHISLIPFVFKAVAGEPVPDHTVKVGAFGLVMPELEAWLKMRVAPFWGMTETVIHATRSDSQQTYPNGTMGKPTPGYEYAIVNTETGELCDDGSIGELWVRGTRGIQLFLEYYDNPEAMASAFTEDGWFKTGDMVRLGDEGCFYYCDRDKDALKVGGENVSAKEVEDVCRAVPGVADIAIVGRSHEMLDMVPVAFVIKTPDAPADDELSANLIAACKENLADFKVPRAAWVVEEFPRALLDKVAKNKLRDMAEERDLA; translated from the coding sequence ATGTTCGACGCACAACGTCTCGCGCGGTTTCAATTTGCTGGCCAGGATATTCCCTGGCTTCTTCGCCACTGGGCCGAGCAGAAACCGGACCACCCGGTCCTGATCTGGGAGCCGAAGGACGGTCTCGACCGTCAATGGTCCTACAAACGTTTCGATGACGAAACGTCGCAGATCGCGGCCGGACTAAAAGCAAAAGGCGTTGGCGTCGGAGACAAGGTCCTGATTCATGCGGACAACTGCCCCGAAATGGTGCTCGCCTGGTATGCGTGCGCCAAGGTCGGTGCCGTCGGCGTAACGACCAACACCCGCTCGGTCGGGGCCGAGATCGAGTATTTCGCCAGCCACACACAATGCGTCGGAGCGATCACCCAGCCGCAATATGCCGCCCTCGTGCAAAAACATGCGCCGGAACTTGGCTGGATTGTCGTCACTGAAGACAACAGCGGCATTGCCCCCACCGAAGCTGAGGCGACGCATGGCCTCCCGCTTTTCGATTCGCTCTTCGGAAACGCAGCCGATGCCCCAACCCGCGAACCCGAGCCCATGCTGCCCGTTGGCATCATGTTCACCTCGGGCACGACGTCTCGTCCCAAGGCGGTTGTTCATACGCATGCCAATGCACTCTGGGCCGGTCGACAGGGTTCGCTGAATATAGAGATGACCACCGACGACACCTATCTGATCTACCTGCCGTTCTTTCACGTAAATGCGCAGAGCTGGTCGATGTGGAGCACGCTGGGCGTCGGTGGCACGATCGTGCTTCAGCCGAAATTCTCTGCGAGTCGATTCTGGGAAGTCATCGCCAAACATTCCGTGACCCATATCTCGCTGATCCCGTTTGTGTTCAAAGCGGTCGCGGGTGAGCCGGTACCCGACCACACAGTCAAGGTCGGTGCATTTGGTCTCGTGATGCCGGAGCTCGAAGCGTGGCTCAAGATGCGTGTGGCTCCCTTTTGGGGAATGACCGAGACGGTGATTCACGCGACACGAAGCGACTCGCAACAAACCTACCCGAACGGCACGATGGGAAAACCGACTCCAGGCTACGAGTACGCCATCGTCAATACGGAGACAGGTGAGCTCTGCGACGATGGTTCGATTGGCGAACTGTGGGTCCGCGGCACCCGCGGCATCCAGCTATTCCTCGAGTACTACGACAACCCCGAAGCCATGGCGAGTGCCTTCACCGAAGACGGCTGGTTCAAAACCGGCGACATGGTGCGACTCGGAGACGAGGGTTGCTTCTATTATTGTGACCGCGACAAGGATGCCCTCAAAGTTGGCGGAGAGAATGTATCTGCCAAGGAAGTCGAGGACGTCTGCCGCGCCGTACCTGGTGTTGCGGATATCGCTATCGTGGGGCGCTCCCATGAGATGCTCGACATGGTTCCAGTGGCTTTTGTGATCAAGACACCCGACGCGCCGGCCGACGATGAATTATCCGCGAATCTGATCGCGGCATGCAAGGAAAACCTGGCAGACTTCAAGGTGCCGAGGGCGGCCTGGGTTGTCGAGGAATTCCCGCGTGCCCTGCTCGACAAGGTCGCCAAGAACAAACTGCGCGACATGGCAGAAGAGCGCGACCTGGCGTAG
- a CDS encoding FMN-binding glutamate synthase family protein, which produces MLLVIGSALLTYYVSFGFLWPLITFGALLLVCAYDLTQKRHNILRNYPLLGHLRFILEDVGPELHQYLVESNTDGKPFNRDERSLMYERAKNLPAEKPFGTELDVYKEGYSWITQSLAPIPPVADPARNLRTLVGAERCAQPYDASVFNVSAMSFGALGARAVRAMNAGARKGGFAHNTGEGGLSSYHRQEGGDIIWQIGTGYFGCRSDQGTFDKEMFAEQASVDQVKMIEIKLSQGAKPGHGGVLPGAKVTKEISEARRVPQGVECISPPGHSAFSSPIGLLEFVAQLRELSGGKPVGFKLCVGDPRQVFALGKAIHETGLLPDFITVDGGEGGTGAAPIEFSDHLGVPLREGLVLVQNMLVGVGVRDQLKVAASGKRISGFEIAGAMSMGADWCNSARGFMLSVGCIQAQQCHTNACPVGVATQDKLLQRALNVEDKADRVFHFHRNTVEALAAVTGAAGLEHPSGFTPDHLWWRMAMNDVRPMSRMYDFYEAGQLLEGNAGPVLQRFWDSAEAAHW; this is translated from the coding sequence CTGCTGTTGGTCATCGGCAGCGCCTTGTTGACGTATTATGTCTCCTTCGGATTCCTCTGGCCGTTGATTACCTTCGGCGCTTTGCTGTTGGTCTGCGCATACGATCTGACTCAAAAACGTCATAACATTTTGCGGAACTATCCCTTGCTCGGGCACCTTCGCTTTATTCTTGAAGACGTCGGACCCGAACTGCATCAGTATCTGGTCGAGAGCAATACGGATGGCAAGCCCTTCAATCGGGACGAGCGTTCCCTGATGTATGAGCGAGCCAAGAATCTTCCGGCCGAGAAACCTTTCGGCACCGAGCTGGACGTCTACAAGGAAGGCTATTCGTGGATTACGCAATCGTTGGCGCCGATACCGCCGGTGGCTGATCCCGCAAGGAACCTGAGAACTCTGGTCGGAGCGGAACGTTGCGCCCAACCCTACGACGCCTCTGTGTTCAACGTCTCTGCAATGAGTTTTGGTGCGCTCGGGGCACGAGCCGTGCGAGCCATGAACGCAGGAGCGCGCAAGGGAGGCTTCGCGCATAATACGGGCGAGGGTGGCCTGTCTTCGTATCATCGTCAGGAAGGTGGCGACATCATCTGGCAAATCGGTACCGGTTATTTCGGCTGTCGCAGCGATCAGGGAACCTTCGACAAGGAGATGTTTGCCGAGCAGGCATCTGTGGATCAGGTGAAGATGATCGAGATCAAGCTCTCTCAGGGTGCCAAGCCGGGGCACGGGGGCGTTCTCCCCGGGGCCAAGGTGACCAAGGAAATCTCCGAGGCCCGTCGGGTCCCACAAGGTGTTGAGTGCATATCACCACCCGGCCATAGCGCTTTTTCTTCGCCCATAGGTTTGCTGGAATTCGTGGCGCAATTACGTGAGCTCTCGGGGGGTAAGCCGGTCGGTTTCAAGTTGTGCGTTGGCGATCCGCGGCAGGTTTTCGCCTTGGGCAAGGCCATACACGAGACGGGGTTGCTGCCGGACTTCATTACCGTGGATGGCGGCGAGGGCGGCACCGGTGCTGCACCCATCGAATTCTCGGATCACCTCGGAGTCCCCCTGCGTGAGGGGCTTGTTCTTGTGCAAAATATGTTGGTCGGCGTCGGAGTGCGCGACCAGCTGAAGGTGGCTGCGAGTGGCAAGCGTATCAGCGGGTTCGAGATTGCAGGGGCGATGTCGATGGGTGCTGATTGGTGTAATTCGGCGCGCGGCTTCATGCTGTCGGTTGGATGCATTCAGGCGCAGCAGTGCCACACCAATGCCTGTCCGGTTGGCGTCGCCACGCAGGACAAGTTGCTGCAACGTGCGTTGAACGTCGAGGACAAGGCCGACCGTGTCTTCCACTTTCATCGGAATACAGTAGAGGCCCTGGCTGCGGTTACCGGGGCCGCGGGGCTGGAGCACCCGTCGGGCTTTACCCCGGACCATCTCTGGTGGCGGATGGCGATGAATGATGTTCGTCCGATGAGTCGGATGTATGATTTCTACGAAGCCGGCCAGCTCCTGGAGGGCAATGCCGGGCCAGTTTTGCAACGCTTCTGGGATTCGGCCGAAGCCGCACACTGGTAG
- the fbp gene encoding class 1 fructose-bisphosphatase, which produces MANSQIGKTLTHKIQLEEREHKKRTGEETTGDFSELLNQLAVAGKIISAEVNMAGLADILGVAGRTNIQGEEVMKLDLFSNRTIIEILRRSGNVAIMASEEDDTSVGVEAPHVPGEYAVAFDPLDGSSNIDVNVSIGTIFSIHRRRSDAGSTGNDSDLLRRGSELAGAGYIIYGSSTMLVYTTGHGVHGFTLDPSIGEFLLSHDNIRIPEKCGTYSANEGNSGSWSDGTRAFVDQVKGKGGEELSGMKSRYIGSLVADFHRNLLKGGVFLYPADRETGNGKLRLLYEAAPLAFIAKAAGGYASTGKEAILDIDPDDLHQRVPLIIGNTDAVKAYEKSVSGE; this is translated from the coding sequence ATGGCAAACTCCCAGATTGGCAAAACTCTCACCCACAAGATTCAGCTCGAAGAACGCGAGCATAAGAAGCGGACGGGTGAGGAAACTACCGGTGATTTCTCCGAGTTGTTGAACCAACTGGCTGTCGCCGGAAAAATCATCTCGGCCGAAGTGAATATGGCCGGTCTTGCCGACATCCTCGGGGTCGCCGGGCGCACCAATATTCAAGGTGAGGAGGTCATGAAACTCGACCTCTTTTCCAATCGAACCATCATCGAAATCCTGCGCCGCTCGGGAAATGTCGCGATTATGGCATCCGAGGAAGACGACACCTCCGTAGGCGTCGAGGCCCCTCATGTGCCGGGAGAATATGCGGTCGCCTTCGATCCGCTCGACGGCTCCAGCAATATCGACGTCAACGTGAGCATCGGCACCATCTTTTCGATCCATCGCCGCCGCTCGGATGCCGGAAGCACTGGCAACGACAGTGATCTTTTGCGGCGCGGCTCGGAGCTCGCGGGAGCCGGATATATCATTTACGGCTCGTCCACGATGCTCGTCTATACCACAGGCCACGGGGTACATGGATTTACCCTCGATCCATCGATCGGCGAGTTCCTGCTCTCGCACGACAATATTCGCATCCCCGAGAAATGCGGGACCTATAGCGCGAACGAGGGAAACTCCGGCAGCTGGAGCGACGGGACGCGCGCGTTTGTCGACCAGGTCAAAGGAAAGGGCGGCGAGGAATTGTCCGGAATGAAGTCACGCTATATCGGCTCTCTGGTCGCAGATTTCCACCGCAACCTTCTCAAGGGAGGCGTTTTTCTCTACCCAGCCGATCGCGAGACCGGCAATGGCAAGCTGCGTCTCCTTTATGAAGCCGCTCCTCTTGCCTTCATCGCCAAAGCCGCAGGGGGATACGCATCGACCGGCAAAGAAGCCATCCTCGACATCGATCCCGATGACCTCCACCAGCGGGTTCCTCTGATCATCGGCAACACGGATGCGGTGAAAGCTTACGAAAAATCCGTCAGCGGAGAGTGA
- a CDS encoding SGNH/GDSL hydrolase family protein, whose translation MLLLGLILVFLPRPARASPEPNPETIQAPVRVMEVSAAYAYLGLTNNAGAEYVVFDISRPELPRIVDQAEVGQTVSALHPAATGTFIATESAQREIFLRTREPDTLRKIITLPGEGKIVKLDQIGELLVVLSKADTGGDHTFLLDIQDPAKPKIQSGSPRSEARIAHKLRTPPQIAQIPPRKVARLWEQHPGDANYALVGLDTEKDSFRVHRVEPETLRFEDNNGDGMLELACIGDSNTVGSTNVWPSNWCHWVAEEILNSAFATTNYSANGARIDSLWPDQSGATLLANALEEKPDAIVFALGSNDLPYLRPGHLDEDIRVRIHQLEALVATARKNGAQSFVALLPPRFDQKEPSGARSRFNEAIRAHWEPHEILDFDSGFSSSDFGSDGLHFKGVGHAKRAVRAAEFLQKDSPEKQTP comes from the coding sequence ATGCTGCTGCTCGGGCTGATTTTGGTTTTTCTGCCGCGTCCTGCCAGAGCGTCGCCCGAGCCGAATCCCGAGACCATACAGGCGCCAGTTCGTGTCATGGAAGTGTCGGCAGCATATGCCTATCTGGGTCTGACAAATAATGCGGGTGCGGAATACGTAGTCTTCGATATTTCGCGTCCCGAATTGCCCCGCATTGTGGATCAGGCAGAAGTTGGTCAAACCGTCAGTGCCCTCCACCCTGCGGCCACCGGAACTTTCATCGCCACCGAAAGCGCCCAGCGAGAAATCTTCCTGCGCACACGAGAGCCGGACACCCTGCGCAAAATCATCACGCTGCCCGGTGAGGGAAAAATCGTGAAACTGGACCAGATCGGAGAACTCCTTGTCGTTCTGAGCAAGGCTGACACTGGGGGCGACCACACCTTTCTTCTCGACATCCAGGACCCCGCCAAGCCCAAAATTCAGTCGGGCTCCCCGCGCAGCGAGGCACGGATTGCCCACAAGCTCCGGACCCCTCCACAAATAGCGCAAATCCCCCCTCGGAAAGTGGCTCGGCTGTGGGAGCAACACCCGGGAGACGCCAACTATGCGTTGGTCGGTCTGGACACTGAGAAAGATTCCTTTCGCGTGCACCGCGTCGAGCCCGAAACACTTCGCTTCGAGGACAACAATGGCGATGGCATGCTTGAATTGGCCTGTATCGGTGATTCCAACACTGTCGGCAGCACCAACGTCTGGCCCTCCAATTGGTGCCATTGGGTTGCCGAGGAGATCCTGAACTCGGCGTTTGCGACCACCAACTACTCAGCCAACGGGGCCCGGATCGATAGCCTGTGGCCAGACCAGTCGGGCGCGACTCTTCTTGCGAACGCTCTCGAGGAAAAACCGGATGCCATTGTCTTCGCTCTGGGAAGCAACGACCTGCCATACCTGCGGCCCGGACATCTGGACGAGGATATTCGCGTACGCATCCACCAGCTCGAGGCACTCGTCGCAACGGCCCGGAAAAACGGCGCACAGTCCTTCGTCGCCCTCCTCCCGCCACGCTTCGACCAAAAGGAACCATCGGGAGCAAGGAGTCGATTCAACGAGGCGATTCGTGCCCATTGGGAGCCGCACGAGATTCTCGACTTTGATTCCGGATTTTCCTCATCCGATTTCGGATCCGACGGGCTTCATTTCAAGGGAGTCGGCCACGCCAAACGTGCGGTTCGCGCCGCCGAGTTCCTCCAAAAGGATTCGCCCGAGAAACAAACTCCATGA